From Caminibacter mediatlanticus TB-2, the proteins below share one genomic window:
- a CDS encoding fibronectin type III domain-containing protein yields MKKLITSAAFLIIMTGCANNLINKPVPKSNPNLPVVKEFKAYPDRNAMALFWKPIPKMSGYYIQRYNPKNKKWVEIATINDPYKSIYVDTKLKPNTIYKYRIATFDKNKIPSLAVNTTQKTLPKLQPVIPLEARPLKKGMVKIIFRPHPNERVKEYLIERFNDEKARWEKLSTLSPRLNVEYIDKNLKDGKIYKYRIIAISFDKIKSYPSKTIVVSTYPKPPVVLNITASVDMPKQIKITFSPVKDAVYYKIYRADSPDGTFRYIGKTTNTFYIDKINEDGVKKYYKVTAVSKYKTESLLNETPTVMGQTLPKPATPIVSTNVGLNFVEFIFTSPDNRAAKYLIVKEIKEGLFKTKQQKFITAKNSFKDTIDPKKSYIYYIYEVDKYGLISKKPAKVEVGG; encoded by the coding sequence ATGAAAAAATTAATAACCTCAGCAGCTTTTTTAATAATTATGACAGGATGTGCAAATAACCTAATTAATAAACCAGTCCCAAAGTCTAATCCAAATTTACCTGTTGTGAAAGAATTTAAAGCATATCCTGATAGAAATGCAATGGCTTTATTTTGGAAACCAATTCCAAAAATGTCAGGATATTATATCCAAAGATATAATCCTAAAAATAAAAAATGGGTAGAAATTGCAACTATAAACGACCCATATAAATCGATATATGTTGATACTAAATTAAAGCCAAATACTATTTATAAATATAGAATTGCAACTTTTGATAAAAATAAAATTCCATCATTAGCTGTTAATACTACTCAAAAAACATTACCTAAACTCCAACCTGTAATTCCTCTCGAAGCCCGCCCTTTAAAAAAAGGAATGGTAAAAATAATATTTAGGCCTCATCCAAATGAAAGAGTAAAAGAGTATTTAATTGAAAGATTTAATGATGAAAAAGCAAGATGGGAAAAATTATCTACTCTCTCTCCAAGACTAAATGTAGAATATATTGATAAAAACTTAAAAGATGGGAAAATTTATAAATATAGAATTATTGCTATAAGTTTTGATAAAATCAAATCTTATCCATCAAAAACTATTGTAGTATCAACCTATCCAAAACCACCTGTTGTATTAAATATTACTGCAAGTGTAGATATGCCTAAACAGATAAAAATCACATTCTCTCCTGTTAAAGACGCAGTTTATTATAAAATATACAGAGCCGACTCGCCAGATGGGACTTTTAGATATATTGGAAAAACTACAAATACTTTTTATATAGACAAAATTAATGAAGATGGAGTAAAAAAATATTATAAAGTAACAGCTGTTTCAAAATATAAAACTGAATCACTCTTAAATGAAACTCCAACTGTAATGGGACAAACTCTTCCAAAACCAGCTACTCCTATTGTTTCAACTAATGTAGGATTAAATTTTGTTGAATTTATTTTTACCTCTCCTGATAATAGAGCTGCAAAATATTTGATTGTAAAAGAGATTAAAGAAGGCTTATTTAAAACCAAACAACAAAAATTTATAACAGCAAAAAACTCTTTCAAAGATACAATTGACCCTAAAAAAAGTTATATTTATTATATTTATGAAGTTGATAAATATGGCCTTATCTCAAAAAAACCAGCCAAAGTTGAAGTAGGAGGATAG
- a CDS encoding cell division ATP-binding protein FtsE — MSLIKANNLSIAYKNNEIIKDSNFTINDGDFVFLTGISGSGKTSLIKSIYGEIKPRGELFLGPYNLAKINKSTLSKIRKRLGIVFQDYKLIPEWNILKNVMLPLIILGYDKKASQQKAIELLKKVKLSHKIDRFPAELSGGEQQRVAIARALIHNPALILADEPISGLDEFSASLVMDLFIMANKLGIAVLIASHSLPQDFNIQYRHLHIEKGKVYELS, encoded by the coding sequence GTGAGTTTAATTAAAGCAAATAATCTCTCAATTGCATACAAAAACAATGAAATAATTAAAGATTCTAATTTCACAATTAATGATGGAGATTTTGTTTTTTTAACAGGAATTAGTGGTAGTGGTAAAACAAGCTTAATAAAATCAATTTATGGAGAAATAAAACCAAGAGGTGAACTATTTTTAGGTCCTTATAACTTAGCAAAAATAAATAAATCTACACTATCTAAAATAAGAAAAAGACTTGGTATTGTATTTCAAGATTACAAACTTATACCTGAATGGAATATACTAAAAAATGTAATGCTACCTTTAATTATTTTAGGATATGATAAAAAAGCATCTCAACAAAAAGCAATTGAATTATTAAAAAAAGTAAAACTTTCACACAAAATCGATAGATTTCCAGCAGAACTTAGTGGAGGAGAACAACAAAGAGTAGCAATTGCAAGAGCACTTATTCACAATCCTGCTTTAATATTAGCAGATGAGCCAATTTCTGGACTTGATGAATTCTCAGCATCACTTGTAATGGACTTATTTATAATGGCAAATAAACTTGGAATTGCAGTACTAATAGCTTCACACTCTTTACCACAAGATTTTAATATTCAATATAGACATCTTCATATAGAAAAAGGTAAAGTATATGAATTATCTTAA
- the trmB gene encoding tRNA (guanosine(46)-N7)-methyltransferase TrmB, protein MPHIVIDKIKDLSFPQKIDDIEFLFKAQELIGVKTPLSKFLIKVQKRENGYLVKYDKITRPIISEIKKAYIGFVKLNDANIIFENISGIKEKLPNKNLLSIDDDLSNIDIVEVGFGSGRHLIHLAKENPTKIILGIEIHKPSIEQVLKRLEHENIQNVRILNHDARIILSKIPSNRLDAIYVHFPVPWDKKPHRRVINKDFINESIRTLKKDGFLHLRTDSEKYFNYSLNEFLNFDKIELKIKKNMPYIVSSKYEDRWKKLNKNIYDIYMINNEISPKLKEEFDFSFEKKLKNLTFKPLIFDKFVIHIEKVFKIDEEKELIRLTLGNFNRPEHIYILNKEKPEYFKKPAPIKENYLAHLELKRIFSEFN, encoded by the coding sequence ATGCCTCATATTGTAATAGATAAGATAAAAGATTTATCTTTTCCTCAAAAAATAGATGATATAGAGTTTTTATTTAAAGCCCAAGAACTAATAGGAGTTAAAACTCCTTTATCTAAGTTTCTTATAAAAGTTCAAAAAAGAGAAAATGGATATTTAGTAAAATACGACAAAATAACAAGACCCATAATTAGTGAAATTAAAAAAGCATATATTGGATTTGTAAAATTAAATGATGCAAATATTATTTTTGAAAATATAAGTGGAATTAAAGAAAAACTTCCAAATAAAAATCTTTTATCAATTGATGATGATTTAAGTAATATTGATATAGTTGAAGTTGGATTTGGTAGTGGAAGGCATTTAATACATCTTGCAAAAGAAAATCCTACAAAAATTATTCTTGGGATTGAAATACATAAACCTTCAATTGAACAAGTCTTAAAGAGATTAGAGCATGAAAATATTCAAAATGTAAGAATTTTAAATCATGATGCGAGAATTATTCTTAGTAAAATTCCATCAAATAGGCTTGATGCAATTTATGTGCATTTCCCAGTACCTTGGGATAAGAAACCTCATAGAAGAGTCATTAATAAAGATTTTATAAATGAATCAATAAGAACTCTAAAAAAGGATGGCTTTTTACATTTAAGAACTGATAGTGAAAAATATTTTAATTATTCTTTAAATGAATTTTTAAATTTTGATAAAATTGAACTAAAAATTAAAAAAAATATGCCTTATATTGTTTCAAGCAAATACGAAGATAGATGGAAAAAATTAAATAAAAACATTTATGATATATATATGATAAATAATGAAATTTCACCTAAATTAAAAGAAGAGTTTGATTTTTCATTTGAAAAAAAACTAAAAAACTTAACATTTAAACCATTAATTTTTGATAAATTTGTCATTCATATAGAAAAAGTTTTTAAAATAGATGAAGAAAAAGAGTTAATCAGATTAACATTAGGTAATTTTAATAGACCAGAACATATCTATATATTAAATAAGGAAAAACCTGAATATTTTAAAAAACCAGCGCCTATTAAAGAAAATTATTTAGCTCATTTAGAATTAAAAAGGATTTTTAGTGAGTTTAATTAA